Proteins encoded within one genomic window of Ammonifex degensii KC4:
- a CDS encoding AbrB/MazE/SpoVT family DNA-binding domain-containing protein, giving the protein MKVFVSMREIDELGRVTLPAELRRSLGWGPGTPLELFIDEAKGEIVLRLYEPGCLFCGRVDNVFEFRGKKVCRDCFAELEKLL; this is encoded by the coding sequence ATGAAAGTCTTTGTGAGCATGCGTGAGATCGACGAACTGGGAAGGGTAACATTGCCGGCGGAACTCCGGCGGAGCCTGGGCTGGGGCCCCGGTACGCCCCTAGAACTCTTCATCGATGAGGCTAAGGGGGAAATCGTCCTCCGGCTTTATGAGCCGGGGTGTCTTTTCTGCGGTCGGGTGGACAACGTGTTCGAGTTCCGCGGAAAAAAGGTATGCCGCGACTGCTTCGCCGAGCTGGAAAAACTGCTATAG
- a CDS encoding ISLre2 family transposase, which produces MQIIKQIWEKFQRVAELTLKILEEGIDLLSFEEKLWQELKSLGKEILREVLEAKDAYLREHREKRPGWEVVRRNDPKEVLTLFGLVSYKRTYYRHKETGERAYLIDRLVGYGPHTRVDPLVKAQVLEEAVELSYWKSGERAGKGNPEVVLSGEAVKKVVHNFTPAELPEPPKEKRRVKVLYVEADEDHVAGQDKKSHLPRLVYIHEGKEEVGKGRFKLKRPYYLGGLYPDTDELWLDVLTYIEEHYELHDIERIYLCGDGDRWIKRGLEFLPKSVFVLDLFHLDKYLVAALGKDKEAYGEIWAALRRGDRVGVEKVLKGAARQAETPGRRKAVRDCRRYINQNWEGITAYRLYPEAQLGVSAEAHVSHLYSARLSSRPMAWSTRGVDQMARLRVVKANGVSLREQYVARWREGLKALEIDKAAIEEERQRLRKVSGEVFDNLPALWGPVTSLTRALKALSRNIDLLW; this is translated from the coding sequence ATGCAGATTATAAAGCAGATTTGGGAGAAGTTCCAGAGGGTAGCGGAGCTAACGTTAAAGATTCTGGAGGAAGGGATCGACCTTTTAAGCTTCGAGGAGAAGCTCTGGCAGGAGCTTAAAAGCTTAGGAAAAGAGATCCTGAGGGAAGTTTTGGAGGCAAAAGACGCTTATTTACGGGAGCACCGGGAAAAGCGGCCTGGCTGGGAAGTTGTGCGGAGGAATGATCCCAAGGAAGTGCTCACCCTTTTCGGTCTGGTCAGCTACAAGCGGACCTATTACCGGCACAAAGAGACTGGGGAGCGGGCATACTTAATAGACCGTTTGGTGGGCTACGGGCCGCATACGCGGGTTGACCCTCTGGTCAAGGCACAAGTTTTAGAAGAAGCAGTAGAGCTTTCTTACTGGAAAAGTGGGGAAAGGGCAGGAAAAGGCAACCCGGAGGTTGTGCTGAGTGGTGAGGCTGTGAAAAAGGTAGTTCACAACTTCACCCCTGCAGAACTGCCCGAACCACCCAAAGAGAAGCGCCGGGTGAAGGTCCTTTACGTAGAAGCGGACGAAGACCACGTAGCTGGCCAGGACAAGAAGAGCCACCTACCTCGTCTTGTTTACATACACGAAGGGAAAGAAGAGGTGGGGAAAGGGCGGTTTAAGCTTAAGCGGCCTTACTACCTAGGAGGGCTTTATCCGGACACGGATGAACTGTGGCTGGACGTTCTAACTTACATTGAGGAGCATTATGAGCTACATGATATTGAGCGGATCTATCTTTGTGGAGACGGGGACAGGTGGATAAAGAGGGGTCTGGAGTTTTTACCGAAGAGCGTATTTGTTCTGGACCTTTTCCACCTGGATAAATACCTTGTGGCCGCTTTAGGAAAGGACAAAGAGGCATATGGAGAGATTTGGGCAGCCTTGAGGCGTGGTGATCGGGTGGGGGTAGAGAAGGTACTGAAGGGGGCGGCGAGGCAGGCGGAGACACCTGGCCGGAGGAAGGCGGTGCGTGATTGTCGGCGCTACATAAATCAGAACTGGGAGGGGATAACGGCATACCGGCTTTACCCGGAGGCGCAGTTAGGGGTGAGCGCGGAGGCGCACGTAAGTCACCTGTACTCGGCGCGGTTGTCATCCCGACCGATGGCCTGGAGCACTCGCGGGGTAGACCAGATGGCCCGACTGCGGGTGGTGAAGGCGAATGGTGTTTCCTTGCGGGAGCAATATGTAGCCCGATGGAGGGAAGGCTTAAAGGCTTTGGAGATCGATAAGGCAGCCATTGAGGAAGAGAGGCAGAGGCTAAGGAAAGTATCGGGTGAGGTGTTCGATAATCTTCCCGCTCTATGGGGTCCGGTAACGTCATTAACCAGAGCCCTCAAAGCTTTGAGCCGGAACATCGATCTTCTTTGGTAG
- a CDS encoding RNA-guided endonuclease InsQ/TnpB family protein: MILTTGLRLPDELVGPLKNLTALGLKVQERVLATYWSPEGLEAVVSSPGKAWKLLDTQLSRPQDVYIPSRAWRCILESAGRVLRSMAERKRIFELLLPYFNGKAKDAARELYDLLKKDGEGEKFGYLFNVAEAVANFYAEHERLPKDFFELQKKPEPKKFTFTTSPDDGPEKGQVVRYECDGRVLRGRVKLPTCPEPRKEEDWRWFSFEAELPEELQEKLARGGKLCAPDLRLKVKPSGKLVALLDVKVEVPEKTPSGEKDRALGVDWGLRKLVTGTVVSKEGQLTPPFFVFWQALKGKLLRIREEIRRLQKTRDRYERKSLEWKEYNRMIASAWQKYHRIQHQLAHQVSSLLVLLARAFGCRYIFVEWLLTLRGEKGRSKDLNWWVTTTVRGLLFRLLRYKARLLGIRVVPVPPGGTSTVCPRCLKRGKHVKSPSEPEEKDSGSWFVCPSCGYNADRDYVGSLNVGRTGFKLERPLTYMVSYAAAEPFPSQGAPRAMTFTTLGYVRSVFVANFNAPTRLLEPAVLPSIT, from the coding sequence TTGATACTGACGACCGGCCTGAGACTCCCTGATGAGCTGGTCGGGCCCTTGAAGAACCTCACCGCCCTGGGACTCAAAGTCCAGGAGCGGGTGCTGGCGACGTACTGGTCGCCCGAAGGCCTGGAAGCCGTGGTCTCTTCCCCTGGCAAGGCGTGGAAGCTTTTAGACACACAGCTTTCCCGTCCGCAGGACGTCTACATCCCCAGCCGCGCGTGGCGCTGCATTTTGGAGTCGGCAGGGCGCGTCCTGCGCTCCATGGCCGAGAGAAAGCGCATTTTCGAGCTCCTCCTGCCCTACTTCAACGGCAAGGCCAAAGACGCCGCAAGAGAGCTTTACGACCTGCTCAAAAAAGACGGGGAAGGGGAGAAGTTCGGGTACCTCTTCAACGTGGCCGAGGCTGTGGCCAACTTCTACGCCGAGCACGAAAGGCTTCCTAAAGACTTCTTCGAGCTCCAGAAGAAGCCCGAGCCTAAAAAGTTCACCTTCACGACTTCCCCGGACGACGGCCCTGAGAAAGGGCAGGTGGTGAGGTACGAGTGTGACGGGAGAGTCCTGCGGGGCCGAGTGAAGCTCCCTACCTGCCCTGAGCCCAGGAAGGAAGAAGACTGGCGGTGGTTCTCCTTCGAGGCCGAACTGCCGGAGGAACTTCAAGAGAAGCTGGCCCGGGGAGGGAAGCTCTGTGCCCCTGACCTGAGGCTCAAGGTCAAGCCTTCGGGTAAGCTCGTCGCCCTCCTCGACGTCAAGGTGGAGGTGCCGGAAAAGACACCTTCGGGTGAAAAAGACCGGGCGCTGGGGGTCGACTGGGGCCTGAGGAAGCTCGTGACCGGCACCGTGGTCTCGAAAGAAGGACAGCTCACCCCTCCCTTCTTCGTCTTCTGGCAGGCCTTAAAAGGCAAGCTCCTCCGCATCCGGGAGGAGATACGCCGGCTGCAGAAGACACGCGACCGGTATGAAAGGAAGAGCCTGGAGTGGAAGGAGTACAACCGGATGATAGCCTCCGCCTGGCAGAAGTACCACCGGATACAGCACCAGCTCGCCCACCAGGTGTCAAGCCTCTTAGTGCTCTTAGCCAGGGCCTTCGGCTGCCGGTACATCTTTGTCGAATGGCTCCTCACCCTGCGCGGGGAGAAGGGGAGGTCGAAGGACCTCAACTGGTGGGTGACCACCACGGTGAGGGGGCTTCTCTTCAGGCTCTTAAGGTACAAGGCGCGGCTTTTGGGGATCAGGGTCGTACCGGTCCCTCCGGGCGGCACGAGCACCGTCTGCCCCAGGTGCCTGAAGAGGGGCAAGCATGTCAAGTCGCCAAGCGAGCCTGAGGAGAAGGACTCCGGTTCCTGGTTCGTCTGCCCTTCCTGTGGGTACAATGCCGACCGGGACTACGTGGGGAGCCTCAACGTCGGGAGGACGGGCTTTAAGCTCGAAAGGCCGCTGACCTACATGGTCAGCTACGCCGCGGCGGAGCCGTTCCCGTCGCAGGGAGCCCCCAGGGCGATGACCTTCACCACGCTGGGGTACGTCAGAAGCGTCTTCGTGGCCAACTTCAACGCGCCGACCAGACTCCTGGAACCCGCAGTCTTACCTAGTATAACCTAG
- a CDS encoding IS607 family transposase, with amino-acid sequence MPKYYKQRLYRTAEAAVLLGVHKDTLRRWEREGKIKAVWLGRERRFPEEEIRRLLGEANPDVVVLYARVSGHDQKANLQRQVEVLREAYGPKFSNVVVLTDVGSGLSTSRRGLRKAMELARERKIRAIAVTYPDRLTRFGFEYLEEYFSSFGVEVLVLNREEDESLRQELVEDLLAVVTSFAGKLYGHRSHKVKKLKNEVKEALSRLDTDDRPETP; translated from the coding sequence ATGCCGAAGTACTACAAGCAACGCTTGTACCGCACCGCTGAAGCGGCAGTCCTGCTCGGCGTTCACAAAGACACCCTGCGCCGCTGGGAAAGGGAAGGAAAGATCAAAGCCGTCTGGCTCGGGCGAGAGCGCCGCTTCCCCGAAGAAGAAATCCGCCGCCTCTTAGGAGAAGCCAACCCGGACGTCGTGGTGCTTTACGCCCGGGTATCAGGCCACGACCAAAAGGCGAACCTCCAGCGGCAAGTAGAGGTATTGAGGGAAGCGTACGGCCCCAAATTCTCTAACGTGGTGGTCCTGACCGACGTCGGTTCCGGCCTTTCGACTTCCCGCAGGGGTCTGAGGAAGGCCATGGAACTGGCCCGGGAGAGAAAGATACGCGCCATTGCCGTCACTTATCCCGACAGGCTGACGCGCTTCGGCTTCGAGTACCTGGAAGAGTACTTCTCGAGCTTCGGCGTCGAAGTCCTCGTGCTCAACCGCGAAGAAGACGAAAGCCTCCGGCAGGAGCTGGTGGAAGACCTTCTCGCCGTAGTCACCTCTTTCGCGGGCAAGCTCTACGGGCACAGGTCACACAAGGTAAAAAAGCTTAAGAACGAGGTGAAGGAGGCGCTCTCCCGCCTTGATACTGACGACCGGCCTGAGACTCCCTGA
- a CDS encoding 2-hydroxyacyl-CoA dehydratase family protein codes for MKVGLTTTIPVEVLVAAGKTPVDLNNVFITSPDPNAFLEVAERAGYPRSVCAWIKGIYGVVVQSPDINTVIAVTQGDCSNTHALMETLELEGIEVIPFAYPYDRHRGLLKLQIEQLMERFGVSWPEVKEAKKELDCIREKVWLIDELTYTTGQVTGEENHLYQVSCSDFMGDPWSFAEKVEEFLQEAKERPPAKIGVRLGFIGVPPIFTDLYSYLEERGARVVFNEVQRQFTMPFQTDDLVEQYLLYTYPYGIFPRLEDIKREIERRRIQGLIHYTQSFCFRQIEDLIVRRCLKIPILSLEGDRPGPLDARTRIRLDAFLEMLSSA; via the coding sequence ATGAAGGTAGGGCTTACTACCACCATCCCCGTGGAAGTTCTAGTGGCGGCCGGGAAAACGCCGGTGGATCTGAATAACGTCTTTATCACCTCGCCGGACCCCAACGCTTTTCTGGAGGTGGCGGAGAGGGCTGGCTACCCTAGGAGTGTTTGTGCTTGGATCAAGGGCATATACGGCGTGGTCGTGCAAAGCCCGGACATAAATACGGTAATAGCGGTGACCCAGGGAGACTGCAGCAACACCCATGCCCTCATGGAGACGCTGGAGCTGGAGGGGATCGAGGTTATCCCCTTTGCCTACCCCTACGACCGTCACCGCGGACTTTTGAAGCTACAGATCGAGCAACTGATGGAGCGCTTTGGCGTGAGCTGGCCGGAGGTAAAAGAAGCCAAAAAGGAACTCGACTGCATAAGAGAAAAAGTGTGGCTTATAGACGAGCTTACCTACACCACCGGCCAGGTCACTGGGGAAGAAAACCATCTCTATCAGGTTTCTTGCAGCGACTTCATGGGCGATCCCTGGAGCTTCGCTGAGAAGGTGGAGGAATTCTTGCAGGAAGCAAAAGAGCGTCCTCCTGCCAAGATAGGGGTCAGGTTGGGCTTTATCGGCGTCCCCCCCATATTCACCGATCTTTACTCCTACCTGGAGGAAAGGGGTGCCCGGGTAGTCTTTAACGAAGTCCAGCGCCAGTTTACTATGCCTTTCCAGACCGACGACCTGGTAGAGCAGTACCTGCTCTACACCTATCCTTATGGGATCTTTCCCCGGCTAGAGGACATAAAGCGAGAGATCGAGCGGCGCAGGATACAGGGGCTCATCCACTACACCCAGAGCTTCTGCTTCCGGCAGATAGAAGATCTTATCGTACGCCGGTGCCTAAAAATTCCCATTCTTTCTCTGGAAGGGGATAGACCGGGGCCGCTGGACGCCCGCACCCGCATACGCCTGGACGCCTTCCTGGAGATGCTCTCTTCCGCCTAG
- a CDS encoding EamA family transporter, translated as MKTRGVLLLPLVTLLWGLTFPLAKFGSEFIPPLLFAALRFLLGAVCLYGWWVGQRRRVANS; from the coding sequence TTGAAGACCAGAGGTGTTCTCCTGCTTCCCCTGGTCACCCTGCTGTGGGGGCTAACCTTTCCTCTGGCCAAGTTCGGCAGCGAATTCATTCCCCCGCTTCTTTTTGCTGCCCTCAGATTCTTGCTGGGAGCCGTCTGTCTTTACGGCTGGTGGGTCGGGCAAAGAAGAAGGGTTGCTAACAGCTAA
- a CDS encoding ATP-binding protein, producing the protein MTVKIFLPSEGKLEERLVNFLVREFGACLKEDWEEADLVILGRDRAEEGGWQLCREIKQKTRALVAVVEKNAVSPPPAVEEVDDFLPPQPEEIKLRVANLLRVAAVRKQAYTGEPGDVAPFFSSSGLVAPLRVDLPKGLGTEALDRLLSLVKESLGTMVVLLLPHDFSEFRPEAEWEYADSPYCRALLATAGDRGFSHCRYAHWLAGIRAVGERRTIYLPCPGGLLLGAVPIFLEFFGAKYPVGVLVAGLGEAPLGATLKEVSQRFKFSYLRLRQVAGLARRKASRQDELAGRHILEAVGDYLQQEISRAYLRAYSLVGRRAEYASSPLDTGDSAMGKLATALFHEVRNPLTSIKGVLQLLYEKRDDQDPERRYLEVVLGELDRTVRIIRNFLYFARPKDCHPVPTDLDALLRDILLMVELQASAARVEVSYDPHPGTPVILVDPDLIKQAVLNLAQNALQAMPQGGKLFFRLYPQGSEWVIIEVEDTGTGIPPEHFPRLGEAFFTTRRGGTGLGLAVSYQIAKMHGGRIEVESEEGKGSKFRIKIPQRVPQEEA; encoded by the coding sequence TTGACGGTCAAAATATTCCTTCCTTCGGAGGGAAAGTTGGAGGAGAGGCTAGTTAATTTCCTCGTTCGAGAGTTCGGAGCATGTTTAAAGGAAGACTGGGAAGAAGCTGATCTAGTAATCCTAGGTCGGGATAGGGCAGAGGAGGGAGGATGGCAGCTCTGCCGGGAGATCAAGCAGAAAACGCGGGCTCTGGTGGCGGTAGTGGAGAAAAATGCCGTCTCCCCTCCCCCGGCGGTAGAAGAAGTGGATGACTTTCTCCCTCCCCAACCGGAGGAGATTAAGCTACGGGTGGCTAATCTTTTGCGGGTAGCGGCCGTTCGGAAGCAGGCCTATACGGGAGAACCGGGCGACGTTGCCCCTTTCTTTTCTTCTTCCGGTCTGGTTGCTCCCCTCCGGGTGGATCTTCCTAAGGGGCTGGGTACGGAGGCTTTAGACAGGCTTCTGAGTCTGGTTAAGGAGTCTCTGGGTACGATGGTTGTTCTCCTTCTGCCCCATGATTTCTCGGAGTTTCGCCCAGAAGCCGAGTGGGAATATGCCGACAGCCCTTACTGCCGGGCCTTGCTGGCAACCGCTGGGGACCGAGGCTTTTCTCACTGCCGCTACGCCCACTGGCTTGCCGGAATAAGGGCGGTAGGAGAGAGACGCACCATTTACCTCCCTTGCCCCGGCGGGCTCTTGCTAGGAGCGGTGCCTATTTTTTTGGAGTTCTTCGGGGCCAAGTACCCCGTAGGGGTGTTGGTGGCGGGACTGGGCGAGGCTCCCTTGGGTGCCACATTAAAAGAAGTGAGCCAGCGTTTTAAATTCAGTTATCTACGGCTCCGTCAGGTGGCCGGCCTAGCACGCCGCAAGGCTTCCCGGCAGGACGAGTTAGCTGGTAGGCATATACTGGAAGCAGTAGGGGATTACCTCCAGCAGGAGATCTCGCGAGCCTATCTGCGGGCTTACAGCCTGGTGGGGAGGCGAGCGGAGTATGCTTCTTCTCCTCTGGACACCGGTGATTCCGCCATGGGGAAGCTGGCCACGGCCCTTTTTCACGAGGTCCGCAACCCCTTAACTTCTATCAAGGGGGTGCTGCAGCTTCTTTACGAGAAGCGGGACGATCAGGATCCGGAAAGGCGCTACCTAGAGGTGGTGCTGGGGGAGCTTGACCGGACGGTGAGGATAATCCGCAACTTTCTCTACTTTGCCCGCCCCAAAGATTGCCATCCAGTACCGACTGACCTCGATGCTTTGCTGAGGGACATTCTTCTTATGGTAGAACTCCAAGCTTCAGCAGCGCGTGTCGAGGTAAGCTACGATCCTCACCCTGGCACCCCTGTGATTCTGGTCGATCCAGACCTTATCAAGCAGGCAGTTTTGAACCTGGCCCAGAACGCGCTGCAGGCCATGCCTCAAGGTGGTAAACTGTTCTTTCGGCTTTATCCCCAGGGGAGTGAATGGGTGATAATCGAGGTGGAAGACACAGGGACGGGTATTCCGCCGGAGCACTTTCCACGTCTTGGGGAAGCCTTTTTCACCACCCGGCGAGGGGGTACAGGACTGGGCTTAGCCGTAAGCTACCAGATAGCGAAAATGCACGGCGGGCGTATAGAGGTGGAGAGCGAAGAAGGAAAGGGAAGTAAGTTCAGGATAAAGATTCCCCAGAGGGTGCCCCAAGAAGAAGCCTAA
- the murI gene encoding glutamate racemase has protein sequence MADARPIGLFDSGVGGLTVLAQIVRLLPHESIVYFADTLNLPYGDKTPAELIALGDRIIRFLLAQGVKCVVFACNTSSSISLEVLQQRYPVPMLGLLQAGARLALKSSRRGRIGILATAATVKSGAYEKAIKDLCPQAQVFSQAAPRLVPLIESGEIDTPEAEAALREYLTPLKEAGIDTLIFGCTHYPFLAPLISSFMGPGVALVDPAVAVVEELKELLSQKGLLANSTPFHRIFVSGDPESFDRLARRLYPDPLPPAVRVDPA, from the coding sequence ATGGCTGATGCGCGGCCTATAGGACTTTTCGACTCAGGTGTAGGGGGACTTACCGTGCTGGCGCAGATAGTTCGTCTGCTGCCGCACGAGTCGATCGTCTACTTTGCCGATACCCTGAACTTACCTTACGGCGACAAAACCCCGGCGGAGTTGATCGCGTTGGGGGACCGAATAATCCGCTTTCTCCTAGCTCAAGGGGTAAAGTGTGTCGTGTTCGCCTGCAATACCAGCTCCTCCATATCGCTAGAGGTGTTACAGCAGCGCTATCCCGTTCCCATGCTGGGGCTTTTACAGGCGGGGGCCCGTCTGGCCTTAAAGTCCTCCCGCCGAGGGCGCATAGGTATCTTGGCCACCGCGGCCACGGTTAAGAGTGGAGCTTACGAAAAGGCCATAAAAGATCTTTGCCCCCAAGCGCAGGTCTTTTCCCAGGCGGCCCCCCGGCTGGTTCCTTTAATCGAGAGCGGGGAGATCGATACGCCGGAGGCCGAAGCGGCCTTGCGGGAGTACCTGACTCCCCTGAAGGAGGCGGGCATCGACACCCTGATCTTCGGCTGCACCCACTACCCTTTCCTGGCCCCGCTAATAAGTTCCTTTATGGGACCGGGGGTAGCCCTGGTAGACCCGGCAGTGGCCGTGGTCGAAGAACTGAAGGAGTTACTCAGTCAGAAGGGGCTTCTGGCCAACAGTACTCCTTTTCACCGCATTTTTGTCAGTGGTGACCCGGAAAGTTTCGATCGCCTGGCGCGCAGACTTTATCCTGATCCCTTGCCTCCCGCCGTCAGAGTGGATCCTGCGTGA
- a CDS encoding integrase core domain-containing protein — MTLYQQLKRSGNPQAIAQTVASLLTTCSPKEVARIMGCSVRWIYELRKRLNDSGGNLSGCILPRGPKKRMPNRTPQELEALVVKLAQETNLGPKRLASLLYQSLKIKLSPYTIRNILKRHHIRCRKRKSKTGSRKYWTDVQAFAPFSFWQVDVKHIADKSALPAQAYSSILKNRLPRYQFTAIDVRTRVRFIAFAYSLSFANGIAFLVLLANWLKTFGLNQTIFIQTDNGSEFGGPPNSRKRKLMSLIFSRLDCQLLNIPAGRKEANGYVERSHRTDDEEFYIPYLAGIRSQKDFLISAQRWILYYNYQRPHLGRELNGKTPMEIATSLSHYHPAIGAMPVVVLDHLAPHIFDAYKLSTLPWDYPPKNESLAVNETLAQYTPC, encoded by the coding sequence ATGACATTATACCAGCAACTTAAGAGGAGCGGAAACCCCCAGGCAATCGCCCAAACCGTGGCCTCCCTCCTCACCACCTGTAGCCCTAAAGAGGTAGCCCGCATAATGGGCTGCTCCGTCCGCTGGATCTATGAACTGCGCAAACGCCTAAACGACTCCGGCGGAAACTTGTCCGGTTGTATCCTCCCTCGCGGCCCCAAAAAAAGAATGCCCAACCGTACCCCTCAAGAACTCGAAGCCCTAGTCGTAAAACTCGCTCAGGAAACTAACCTGGGCCCTAAACGCCTCGCCTCCCTCCTGTACCAAAGCCTTAAAATTAAGCTCTCCCCCTACACCATACGAAATATCCTCAAACGCCACCACATCCGCTGCCGCAAACGTAAAAGCAAAACGGGCTCCCGGAAATACTGGACCGATGTGCAGGCCTTCGCCCCCTTCTCCTTCTGGCAGGTCGATGTAAAACACATAGCCGATAAGTCAGCTCTGCCGGCCCAAGCCTACTCCTCTATCCTCAAAAACCGCCTACCCCGTTACCAATTCACCGCTATCGATGTTCGAACAAGAGTGCGGTTCATAGCCTTCGCCTACTCCCTCTCTTTCGCCAACGGAATCGCTTTCCTTGTGCTCCTGGCAAACTGGCTTAAAACCTTCGGCCTTAATCAAACAATCTTTATCCAGACCGATAATGGCTCGGAGTTCGGTGGCCCTCCTAACTCGAGAAAGCGTAAACTCATGTCCCTTATCTTCTCTCGCCTTGACTGCCAGCTGCTTAACATACCCGCAGGCAGAAAAGAAGCCAACGGCTATGTAGAAAGATCACACCGCACCGACGATGAAGAGTTCTACATCCCCTACCTGGCAGGTATCAGAAGCCAGAAGGATTTCCTTATCTCTGCCCAGAGGTGGATCCTTTACTACAACTACCAGCGTCCACATCTGGGCCGGGAACTGAACGGGAAAACTCCTATGGAAATAGCGACCTCGCTTTCCCACTACCATCCGGCTATAGGGGCTATGCCGGTGGTAGTCCTGGATCACCTGGCTCCGCACATCTTCGATGCCTACAAACTCTCTACTCTCCCGTGGGATTACCCACCCAAAAATGAAAGCCTCGCTGTGAACGAAACCCTGGCTCAATACACCCCGTGTTAG